One window of the Triticum dicoccoides isolate Atlit2015 ecotype Zavitan chromosome 3B, WEW_v2.0, whole genome shotgun sequence genome contains the following:
- the LOC119282103 gene encoding esterase PIR7B-like, giving the protein MERIQSSNSNSVRNHFVLVHGLCHGAWCWYKVIVALEAAGHRVTAVDLAASGAHPARIDEVHSFEEYSRPLLDVVAAAPEGGSERLILVGHSHGGLSIALTMERFPGKVATAVFVAAAMPCVGKHMGVTTEEFMRRASSEGLLMDCEMLAINNNQGVGVAIIVGPDFLAHKGYQQSPPEDLALAKMLVRPGNQFVDDPVMKDAGLLTKRNYGSVKKLYVVAKADVSSTEEMQRWMVVLSPGTEVEEIAGADHAIMSSKPKELCDVLVKMANNFNI; this is encoded by the exons ATGGAGAGGATCCagagcagcaacagcaacagcgtGAGGAACCATTTCGTCCTGGTTCACGGCCTCTGCCACGGGGCGTGGTGCTGGTACAAGGTGATCGTGGCGCTCGAGGCCGCGGGGCACCGCGTCACGGCAGTCGACCTCGCCGCGTCCGGCGCCCACCCAGCGCGCATCGACGAGGTGCACTCGTTCGAAGAGTACTCTCGGCCGCTGCTCGACGTGGTGGCCGCAGCTCCCGAGGGTGGCAGCGAGAGGCTGATCCTTGTCGGGCACAGCCACGGCGGCCTCAGCATCGCGCTAACGATGGAGAGGTTCCCCGGCAAGGTCGCCACGGCCGTGTTCGTGGCAGCCGCGATGCCGTGCGTTGGCAAGCACATGGGCGTCACAACCGAGGAG TTCATGAGAAGAGCATCATCGGAAGGACTGCTCATGGACTGCGAGATGCTGGCAATCAACAACAACCAGGGTGTAGGTGTTGCAATCATAGTGGGCCCAGACTTCTTAGCTCACAAGGGTTACCAGCAAAGTCCACCTGAG GATTTGGCCCTGGCAAAAATGTTGGTGAGGCCTGGAAACCAATTCGTGGATGATCCAGTGATGAAGGACGCAGGGCTGCTCACCAAACGCAACTATGGGTCGGTGAAGAAGCTATACGTGGTTGCCAAGGCAGATGTTTCCAGCACTGAGGAGATGCAACGCTGGATGGTGGTTCTGAGCCCTGGAACGGAAGTCGAGGAGATTGCAGGAGCTGACCACGCCATCATGAGCTCCAAGCCCAAGGAGCTATGTGATGTCCTGGTCAAGATGGCCAACAACTTCAATATTTAG